GGCCCGAGGGGAACCGCCACGCGGGGACGAGGACGTCGCCCAGGCCTTCCGCCTCGTCGTCGCGGAACTGGACGCCGACCGTCAACTCGGCGGGGGGAGGGTCGCGGCGGCCTTCTCTTCCGCCGGGGCTTCCGCCTTCGGCTCCGCTTTGGGCTTGGCCTTCTTCCGCGCGGCTTTTTTCTCCGCGGCCGGTTTGGACTTCTCCTTCTTCTTCTCCTTCGCGGCGTCCGCCGGGTCGGCGGCGAGGAGGAGGGCGAGGACCGCAAGCAGCAGGGAACGCCAAGGCACGGCTTTCACATCAACCTCCGCGTTTGAGTTGAAAAGCCTCTACACGTTAAACGACCGCCCACGGGCCAGTCTAGAACGGGCCGCGGGGGGAGGAAAGCGAAAAAGGTTTTTTCTTGTTTGCGCCGGGGAAGCCTGTATCCAGTGGGGCCATGAGCACGGATAAAACGGCGGAATTCGCGAACATTCCCCTGCGGTGGGCGGGGCCGATCCGGCTGGCCGGGCCGGAGGTGACCGGCGAAGTCGAGGTCCCGCTGGCGACGTTCGAGACGCCGCTGTGGCCGTCCGTGGACCGCGGCGCGCGCGTGAGCATGGCGACGGAGGGGATTTGCGCCGCGGTCGTGGACGAGCGCATGACCCGGTCCGTCCTCGTCGAAGCGCCGGACGCGGCCGAGGCCGTCCGGGTCGGCGCGGAACTGCGCCGCCGGAAGCCGGACGTCGCCGCGGTCGTCGAGAAAACCAGCCGGTTCCTGAAGTTCCTCGACCTCCACGTGCAGCACGCCGCGAACCTGCTCTACGTCCGGCTCGAGGGCCATCCCGGCGACGCCTCGGGCCACAACATGCTCACCCGCGCCGCCGAGGCGATGCTCGACTGGCTCCTGCGGGAGTACCCCGCGCTCAAGTACGTCTCCATTTCCGGAAACTACTGCACGGACAAGAAGCCCTCCGCCGTCAACGGCATCCTTGGGCGCGGCCGGCATGTGATCGCCGAGTTGATCGTCCCGCGCGCGGTCTGCGAGAAACTCCTCCGGACCACGCCGGAGAAGATCGCGGACCTGAACATAAAAAAGAACCTTATCGGCACGATGCTGGCGGGCGGGCTGCGCAGCGCCAACGCGCACTTCGCCAACATGCTGCTGGCCTTCTACCTGGCCACCGGGCAGGACGCGGCGAATATCGTCGAGGGCTCCCAGGGCCTTACGCATGCCGAGGCGCGCGGCGGCGACCTCTATTTCTCCGTGAGCCTCCCGCACCTGATCGTCGGCACCGTCGGCAGCGGCAAGGACCTGGAGTTCGTGCGCGCGAACCTGGAGCGGCTGGGCTGCGCGGGCGGCGGCGGGGCGCGGCGGCTGGCGGTGCTGTGCGCGGCGGCGGTCCTGTG
This DNA window, taken from Kiritimatiellia bacterium, encodes the following:
- a CDS encoding hydroxymethylglutaryl-CoA reductase; this translates as MSTDKTAEFANIPLRWAGPIRLAGPEVTGEVEVPLATFETPLWPSVDRGARVSMATEGICAAVVDERMTRSVLVEAPDAAEAVRVGAELRRRKPDVAAVVEKTSRFLKFLDLHVQHAANLLYVRLEGHPGDASGHNMLTRAAEAMLDWLLREYPALKYVSISGNYCTDKKPSAVNGILGRGRHVIAELIVPRAVCEKLLRTTPEKIADLNIKKNLIGTMLAGGLRSANAHFANMLLAFYLATGQDAANIVEGSQGLTHAEARGGDLYFSVSLPHLIVGTVGSGKDLEFVRANLERLGCAGGGGARRLAVLCAAAVLCGELSLLAAQTNPGELMRAHLKLERKDACR